A section of the Candidatus Thermoplasmatota archaeon genome encodes:
- a CDS encoding ArsR family transcriptional regulator: MAFEMQVVSNTPLIGDDDLDSVAKKFFEQIGYLSKGSDPDIPYRLFADFFLKNPTKAWYVEEISAKLKTSKPTVYRHLNKLKGFDILEETQVFDEVSKQNKKAYRMRYGNFQKAWNFVEAHIKVAVENYGKTVEHIQNLIENKQKGRGK; the protein is encoded by the coding sequence ATGGCGTTTGAAATGCAGGTTGTTAGTAACACGCCCTTGATTGGTGATGATGATCTAGATAGTGTTGCTAAAAAGTTTTTTGAGCAGATAGGTTATCTCTCAAAGGGTTCTGATCCTGATATACCTTATAGGCTTTTTGCAGATTTTTTCCTGAAGAACCCTACAAAGGCATGGTATGTTGAGGAGATTTCTGCTAAACTAAAAACGAGTAAACCAACTGTTTATAGGCATTTGAATAAACTCAAAGGTTTTGATATACTGGAAGAGACACAGGTCTTTGATGAGGTGAGTAAACAGAACAAAAAAGCATACCGTATGCGCTATGGAAACTTCCAGAAGGCATGGAATTTTGTGGAGGCACATATTAAAGTGGCTGTTGAGAATTATGGTAAAACAGTAGAGCACATCCAGAATTTAATTGAAAACAAACAGAAGGGGCGTGGTAAATAA
- a CDS encoding ABC transporter ATP-binding protein has translation MTKTKNPIIRMDHVSKKYNEYGVEVIALNNASLEIYKGEFVSIIGPSGSGKSTLLHCMGLLDRPTSGTIYIDGKDTSKISGKEIAFFRGEKLGFVFQNYNLVPRLTVLENVMLPGLIMEKDVSEIKKRANMLLKEVGIEHRADHKGVHLSGGEQQKVAIARALINDPVLILADEPTGALDTENSKEIMNLLVDVNRRRKVTFVFVSHDLDIARYGKRTIVLSDGRIVGDTSKNHEDFKLMVNKLVKMVHKSRSL, from the coding sequence ATGACTAAAACAAAAAACCCGATTATACGCATGGATCATGTTAGCAAAAAATATAACGAATATGGCGTAGAGGTCATAGCCTTAAATAACGCATCTTTAGAGATTTACAAAGGCGAGTTTGTATCAATCATCGGCCCCTCAGGCTCTGGTAAATCAACCTTATTGCATTGCATGGGTCTGTTGGATCGACCCACATCAGGCACTATATACATCGACGGTAAGGACACCTCCAAGATATCTGGAAAAGAAATTGCTTTTTTTAGGGGAGAAAAACTAGGTTTTGTCTTTCAAAACTATAACCTTGTCCCTCGTTTAACTGTTTTAGAGAACGTGATGCTACCTGGTTTGATTATGGAAAAAGATGTGTCTGAGATTAAAAAAAGAGCAAACATGTTATTGAAAGAAGTTGGTATCGAGCATCGCGCTGACCACAAGGGCGTGCATCTATCAGGGGGCGAACAACAAAAAGTGGCTATAGCCAGGGCTCTAATTAATGATCCTGTGCTCATCCTAGCTGATGAGCCAACAGGTGCTCTCGATACAGAAAATAGTAAAGAAATAATGAACCTGCTAGTAGATGTTAACAGGAGGAGAAAGGTTACTTTTGTTTTTGTCTCCCATGATCTTGATATAGCCAGATATGGTAAAAGAACAATCGTGTTATCTGATGGTAGGATAGTTGGGGATACATCAAAAAACCATGAGGACTTCAAACTAATGGTTAATAAACTTGTTAAAATGGTGCATAAAAGTAGGTCCTTATGA
- a CDS encoding FtsX-like permease family protein, producing the protein MNISRHLAWGEIKEHKRIYAIIIIVIALTMTSFMLENAYLNYMMQVVDDTTKIITSDAIITDKSCNIRDLYGTAVELKDAKKIADKIERELPGYKTTIRVTAQGTYGLGTTGEATDGCTIQGIDPAKDDEISDIKDKIVAGRFFNEKDPILRGHTPLYITVKGPGALPDFTYGSGQKLFKEEEPYPIIVGATAAKIHPSVGIGKTLSLTMSMSGRETSYAVITVKVIGMYESGTPTLDALIWFMHADSLREIKSYGKITGRDWHIPGVGTFRGFNPIEIDRSRGDVILVKAADSAQGFNPMGSSDEIKNNVKRVAPGTNVFGWHDFLVYIAGSMQDVITIMLWGSIAVTLFLCGAAIKYVMDSIVLRKTREIGTLKAFGARDRVIFKMFLYQGLIIGLIAGILGVILSVVVMYFVNWYGFNVQSIAGTQLKIGFIVNWFTLLISILLPVTLAVLAAAIPAKKASMLSPVEALRKGELSL; encoded by the coding sequence ATGAACATCAGTAGACATCTTGCATGGGGTGAAATCAAGGAGCATAAACGCATCTACGCGATTATAATCATAGTTATTGCTCTAACTATGACTTCCTTTATGCTCGAGAATGCTTACTTGAATTATATGATGCAGGTAGTGGATGACACAACCAAGATCATAACATCTGACGCTATTATTACAGATAAAAGCTGCAACATAAGAGACCTCTATGGTACTGCAGTTGAGCTGAAGGATGCAAAAAAGATCGCTGACAAAATAGAGAGAGAATTACCTGGTTATAAGACTACTATACGGGTTACCGCCCAGGGAACCTATGGGTTGGGTACTACTGGTGAGGCAACAGATGGCTGTACAATACAGGGTATAGACCCTGCTAAAGACGACGAAATATCTGATATAAAGGACAAGATTGTTGCCGGTAGATTTTTCAATGAAAAAGACCCTATTTTAAGAGGACATACCCCTCTCTATATAACTGTGAAGGGACCAGGTGCCCTACCTGATTTCACATATGGGTCTGGTCAGAAGCTGTTCAAAGAAGAAGAACCTTATCCTATAATTGTGGGTGCTACAGCAGCAAAAATTCACCCATCAGTGGGCATCGGGAAAACGCTTTCTCTTACTATGAGTATGTCTGGTAGAGAAACCAGTTACGCTGTTATAACCGTGAAAGTAATAGGTATGTATGAGAGTGGTACGCCTACGCTTGATGCTCTTATATGGTTTATGCATGCTGACTCACTAAGAGAAATCAAAAGCTATGGTAAGATAACTGGTAGAGACTGGCATATACCTGGCGTTGGCACATTCCGTGGTTTTAACCCCATAGAAATTGATAGAAGCCGTGGTGATGTAATTTTAGTTAAAGCAGCTGATTCTGCACAGGGTTTTAACCCGATGGGGAGCTCCGACGAGATAAAAAACAACGTAAAAAGAGTTGCACCTGGCACCAATGTTTTTGGTTGGCACGACTTCCTAGTGTACATAGCTGGTTCAATGCAGGATGTCATAACCATAATGTTATGGGGCAGTATTGCTGTTACTCTCTTTTTATGTGGCGCTGCGATCAAATATGTTATGGATTCTATTGTTTTACGTAAAACAAGGGAGATTGGTACCCTCAAGGCTTTTGGCGCCCGTGACAGAGTTATTTTTAAAATGTTTCTTTATCAGGGTCTTATCATAGGTTTAATAGCTGGTATATTGGGCGTAATCCTGTCAGTGGTTGTGATGTATTTTGTTAACTGGTATGGTTTTAATGTACAGTCTATTGCTGGTACACAACTAAAAATTGGTTTTATTGTTAACTGGTTTACATTGTTGATCTCTATATTACTACCTGTTACTCTA